From Candidatus Atelocyanobacterium thalassa isolate ALOHA, a single genomic window includes:
- the chlG gene encoding chlorophyll synthase ChlG yields the protein MSASTKFETNKTNKQARQLLGMKGAVDEKKSIWKIRLQLTKPITWVPLMWGVICGAASSGNFFWTIEDFLKTIVCMILSGPLMTGFTQTLNDFYDREIDAINEPYRPIPSGAISVPQVKAQIIILLTLGLLLSYGLDIWSNHEFPIMLCLTLGGAFVSYIYSAPPLKLKKNGWLGNFALGASYIALPWWAGHALFGELNYMIIILTLFYSFSGLGIAIINDFKSIEGDSKLGLNSMPVMFGVTIASWICVMMIDVFQIGIGIYLIYIHENLYATILLLLVIPQITLQDMYFLRDPLKNDVKYQAIAQPFLVLGMLVVGLALGRQVI from the coding sequence ATGTCCGCTTCTACAAAATTTGAGACTAACAAAACAAATAAACAGGCTCGTCAATTACTAGGAATGAAGGGAGCAGTTGATGAAAAAAAATCAATCTGGAAAATAAGATTACAATTAACAAAGCCTATTACTTGGGTCCCATTGATGTGGGGAGTCATATGTGGAGCTGCGTCCTCAGGTAACTTTTTTTGGACAATAGAAGATTTTTTGAAAACTATAGTTTGCATGATATTGTCGGGACCTTTAATGACAGGGTTTACTCAAACTCTTAATGATTTTTATGATCGTGAAATTGATGCTATTAATGAACCTTATAGACCTATCCCTTCAGGCGCTATTTCTGTACCTCAAGTAAAAGCGCAAATAATAATCCTATTAACTTTAGGATTATTATTGAGTTATGGGCTAGATATTTGGAGTAATCATGAATTTCCAATAATGCTATGCTTAACGTTGGGAGGTGCATTCGTATCCTATATATACTCGGCTCCTCCATTGAAGTTGAAAAAGAATGGCTGGTTAGGTAACTTTGCCCTAGGAGCTAGTTATATAGCCTTGCCTTGGTGGGCAGGTCATGCTTTGTTTGGGGAGTTGAATTATATGATTATAATTTTGACTTTATTTTATAGCTTTTCAGGTTTGGGAATTGCTATTATTAATGATTTTAAAAGTATTGAAGGAGATTCTAAGTTAGGATTAAACTCTATGCCTGTTATGTTTGGTGTGACGATAGCATCATGGATTTGCGTCATGATGATTGATGTATTTCAAATAGGGATTGGTATTTACCTAATTTATATTCATGAAAATCTTTATGCAACAATTTTATTGTTGTTAGTTATTCCACAAATAACACTACAAGATATGTATTTTTTAAGAGATCCATTAAAAAATGATGTAAAATACCAAGCTATTGCTCAGCCATTTTTAGTATTGGGAATGCTAGTAGTTGGCT